The following proteins come from a genomic window of Anguilla rostrata isolate EN2019 chromosome 17, ASM1855537v3, whole genome shotgun sequence:
- the elavl3 gene encoding ELAV-like protein 3 isoform X4: MVTQIISTMETQVSNGPAANCLSNGPVSTDDSKTNLIVNYLPQSMTQEEFKSLFGSIGDIESCKLVRDKITGQSLGYGFVNYVDPNDADKAINTLNGLKLQTKTIKVSYARPSSASIRDANLYVSGLPKAMSQKDMEQLFSQYGRIITSRILVDQVTAGISRGVGFIRFDKRNEAEEAIKGLNGQKPLGAAEPITVKFANNPSQKTGQALLTQLYQTAARRYTGPLPHQTQRFRLDNLLNASYGVKRFSPITIDSMSSLAGVSLTGPTGAGWCIFVYNLSPEADESVLWQLFGPFGAVTNVKVIRDFATNKCKGFGFVTMTNYDEAAMAIASLNGYRLGDRVLQVSFKTSKQHKA; encoded by the exons ATGGTTACA CAGATAATCAGCACCATGGAGACTCAGGTGTCTAACGGTCCCGCCGCCAACTGTCTCTCCAACGGGCCCGTTTCCACGGACGACAGCAAAACCAACCTGATCGTCAACTACCTGCCCCAGAGCATGACCCAGGAGGAGTTCAAGAGTCTGTTCGGCAGCATCGGGGACATCGAGTCCTGCAAACTGGTCAGAGACAAGATCACAG GTCAGAGCCTGGGCTACGGCTTCGTGAACTACGTGGATCCCAACGACGCGGACAAGGCCATCAACACCCTGAACGGGCTGAAGCTGCAAACCAAAACCATCAAG gtgtccTACGCCCGGCCGAGCTCTGCCTCCATCCGCGACGCTAACCTCTACGTCAGCGGCCTGCCCAAGGCCATGAGCCAGAAGGACATGGAGCAGCTCTTCTCCCAGTACGGGCGCATCATCACCTCTCGAATCCTGGTGGACCAGgtcacag CAGGCATATCGCGAGGCGTGGGCTTCATCCGGTTCGACAAGCGCAACGAGGCGGAGGAGGCCATCAAGGGCCTGAACGGGCAGAAGCCGCTGGGCGCCGCCGAGCCCATCACCGTCAAGTTCGCCAACAACCCCAGCCAGAAGACGGGCCAGGCGCTGCTCACGCAGCTGTACCAGACCGCTGCGCGCCGCTACACGGGACCCCTGCCCCACCAGACACAGCGCTTCAG ACTCGACAATTTACTAAACGCCAGCTACGGAGTGAAGAG GTTCTCCCCCATCACCATCGACAGCATGAGCAGCCTGGCGGGGGTGAGCCTCACGGGGCCCACGGGGGCCGGCTGGTGCATCTTCGTCTACAACCTGTCCCCCGAGGCCGACGAGAGCGTCCTGTGGCAGCTGTTCGGGCCCTTCGGCGCCGTCACCAACGTCAAGGTGATCCGCGACTTCGCCACCAACAAGTGCAAGGGCTTCGGCTTCGTCACCATGACCAACTACGACGAGGCGGCCATGGCCATCGCCAGCCTCAACGGCTATCGCCTCGGCGACCGCGTGCTGCAGGTGTCCTTCAAGACCAGCAAGCAGCACAAGGCCTGA
- the elavl3 gene encoding ELAV-like protein 3 isoform X5 → MVTQIISTMETQVSNGPAANCLSNGPVSTDDSKTNLIVNYLPQSMTQEEFKSLFGSIGDIESCKLVRDKITGQSLGYGFVNYVDPNDADKAINTLNGLKLQTKTIKVSYARPSSASIRDANLYVSGLPKAMSQKDMEQLFSQYGRIITSRILVDQVTGISRGVGFIRFDKRNEAEEAIKGLNGQKPLGAAEPITVKFANNPSQKTGQALLTQLYQTAARRYTGPLPHQTQRFRLDNLLNASYGVKRFSPITIDSMSSLAGVSLTGPTGAGWCIFVYNLSPEADESVLWQLFGPFGAVTNVKVIRDFATNKCKGFGFVTMTNYDEAAMAIASLNGYRLGDRVLQVSFKTSKQHKA, encoded by the exons ATGGTTACA CAGATAATCAGCACCATGGAGACTCAGGTGTCTAACGGTCCCGCCGCCAACTGTCTCTCCAACGGGCCCGTTTCCACGGACGACAGCAAAACCAACCTGATCGTCAACTACCTGCCCCAGAGCATGACCCAGGAGGAGTTCAAGAGTCTGTTCGGCAGCATCGGGGACATCGAGTCCTGCAAACTGGTCAGAGACAAGATCACAG GTCAGAGCCTGGGCTACGGCTTCGTGAACTACGTGGATCCCAACGACGCGGACAAGGCCATCAACACCCTGAACGGGCTGAAGCTGCAAACCAAAACCATCAAG gtgtccTACGCCCGGCCGAGCTCTGCCTCCATCCGCGACGCTAACCTCTACGTCAGCGGCCTGCCCAAGGCCATGAGCCAGAAGGACATGGAGCAGCTCTTCTCCCAGTACGGGCGCATCATCACCTCTCGAATCCTGGTGGACCAGgtcacag GCATATCGCGAGGCGTGGGCTTCATCCGGTTCGACAAGCGCAACGAGGCGGAGGAGGCCATCAAGGGCCTGAACGGGCAGAAGCCGCTGGGCGCCGCCGAGCCCATCACCGTCAAGTTCGCCAACAACCCCAGCCAGAAGACGGGCCAGGCGCTGCTCACGCAGCTGTACCAGACCGCTGCGCGCCGCTACACGGGACCCCTGCCCCACCAGACACAGCGCTTCAG ACTCGACAATTTACTAAACGCCAGCTACGGAGTGAAGAG GTTCTCCCCCATCACCATCGACAGCATGAGCAGCCTGGCGGGGGTGAGCCTCACGGGGCCCACGGGGGCCGGCTGGTGCATCTTCGTCTACAACCTGTCCCCCGAGGCCGACGAGAGCGTCCTGTGGCAGCTGTTCGGGCCCTTCGGCGCCGTCACCAACGTCAAGGTGATCCGCGACTTCGCCACCAACAAGTGCAAGGGCTTCGGCTTCGTCACCATGACCAACTACGACGAGGCGGCCATGGCCATCGCCAGCCTCAACGGCTATCGCCTCGGCGACCGCGTGCTGCAGGTGTCCTTCAAGACCAGCAAGCAGCACAAGGCCTGA
- the elavl3 gene encoding ELAV-like protein 3 isoform X3, which produces MVTIISTMETQVSNGPAANCLSNGPVSTDDSKTNLIVNYLPQSMTQEEFKSLFGSIGDIESCKLVRDKITGQSLGYGFVNYVDPNDADKAINTLNGLKLQTKTIKVSYARPSSASIRDANLYVSGLPKAMSQKDMEQLFSQYGRIITSRILVDQVTAGISRGVGFIRFDKRNEAEEAIKGLNGQKPLGAAEPITVKFANNPSQKTGQALLTQLYQTAARRYTGPLPHQTQRFRLDNLLNASYGVKSSASLLPRFSPITIDSMSSLAGVSLTGPTGAGWCIFVYNLSPEADESVLWQLFGPFGAVTNVKVIRDFATNKCKGFGFVTMTNYDEAAMAIASLNGYRLGDRVLQVSFKTSKQHKA; this is translated from the exons ATGGTTACA ATAATCAGCACCATGGAGACTCAGGTGTCTAACGGTCCCGCCGCCAACTGTCTCTCCAACGGGCCCGTTTCCACGGACGACAGCAAAACCAACCTGATCGTCAACTACCTGCCCCAGAGCATGACCCAGGAGGAGTTCAAGAGTCTGTTCGGCAGCATCGGGGACATCGAGTCCTGCAAACTGGTCAGAGACAAGATCACAG GTCAGAGCCTGGGCTACGGCTTCGTGAACTACGTGGATCCCAACGACGCGGACAAGGCCATCAACACCCTGAACGGGCTGAAGCTGCAAACCAAAACCATCAAG gtgtccTACGCCCGGCCGAGCTCTGCCTCCATCCGCGACGCTAACCTCTACGTCAGCGGCCTGCCCAAGGCCATGAGCCAGAAGGACATGGAGCAGCTCTTCTCCCAGTACGGGCGCATCATCACCTCTCGAATCCTGGTGGACCAGgtcacag CAGGCATATCGCGAGGCGTGGGCTTCATCCGGTTCGACAAGCGCAACGAGGCGGAGGAGGCCATCAAGGGCCTGAACGGGCAGAAGCCGCTGGGCGCCGCCGAGCCCATCACCGTCAAGTTCGCCAACAACCCCAGCCAGAAGACGGGCCAGGCGCTGCTCACGCAGCTGTACCAGACCGCTGCGCGCCGCTACACGGGACCCCTGCCCCACCAGACACAGCGCTTCAG ACTCGACAATTTACTAAACGCCAGCTACGGAGTGAAGAG CTCTGCCTCTCTGCTCCCCAGGTTCTCCCCCATCACCATCGACAGCATGAGCAGCCTGGCGGGGGTGAGCCTCACGGGGCCCACGGGGGCCGGCTGGTGCATCTTCGTCTACAACCTGTCCCCCGAGGCCGACGAGAGCGTCCTGTGGCAGCTGTTCGGGCCCTTCGGCGCCGTCACCAACGTCAAGGTGATCCGCGACTTCGCCACCAACAAGTGCAAGGGCTTCGGCTTCGTCACCATGACCAACTACGACGAGGCGGCCATGGCCATCGCCAGCCTCAACGGCTATCGCCTCGGCGACCGCGTGCTGCAGGTGTCCTTCAAGACCAGCAAGCAGCACAAGGCCTGA
- the elavl3 gene encoding ELAV-like protein 3 isoform X2, with amino-acid sequence MVTQIISTMETQVSNGPAANCLSNGPVSTDDSKTNLIVNYLPQSMTQEEFKSLFGSIGDIESCKLVRDKITGQSLGYGFVNYVDPNDADKAINTLNGLKLQTKTIKVSYARPSSASIRDANLYVSGLPKAMSQKDMEQLFSQYGRIITSRILVDQVTGISRGVGFIRFDKRNEAEEAIKGLNGQKPLGAAEPITVKFANNPSQKTGQALLTQLYQTAARRYTGPLPHQTQRFRLDNLLNASYGVKSSASLLPRFSPITIDSMSSLAGVSLTGPTGAGWCIFVYNLSPEADESVLWQLFGPFGAVTNVKVIRDFATNKCKGFGFVTMTNYDEAAMAIASLNGYRLGDRVLQVSFKTSKQHKA; translated from the exons ATGGTTACA CAGATAATCAGCACCATGGAGACTCAGGTGTCTAACGGTCCCGCCGCCAACTGTCTCTCCAACGGGCCCGTTTCCACGGACGACAGCAAAACCAACCTGATCGTCAACTACCTGCCCCAGAGCATGACCCAGGAGGAGTTCAAGAGTCTGTTCGGCAGCATCGGGGACATCGAGTCCTGCAAACTGGTCAGAGACAAGATCACAG GTCAGAGCCTGGGCTACGGCTTCGTGAACTACGTGGATCCCAACGACGCGGACAAGGCCATCAACACCCTGAACGGGCTGAAGCTGCAAACCAAAACCATCAAG gtgtccTACGCCCGGCCGAGCTCTGCCTCCATCCGCGACGCTAACCTCTACGTCAGCGGCCTGCCCAAGGCCATGAGCCAGAAGGACATGGAGCAGCTCTTCTCCCAGTACGGGCGCATCATCACCTCTCGAATCCTGGTGGACCAGgtcacag GCATATCGCGAGGCGTGGGCTTCATCCGGTTCGACAAGCGCAACGAGGCGGAGGAGGCCATCAAGGGCCTGAACGGGCAGAAGCCGCTGGGCGCCGCCGAGCCCATCACCGTCAAGTTCGCCAACAACCCCAGCCAGAAGACGGGCCAGGCGCTGCTCACGCAGCTGTACCAGACCGCTGCGCGCCGCTACACGGGACCCCTGCCCCACCAGACACAGCGCTTCAG ACTCGACAATTTACTAAACGCCAGCTACGGAGTGAAGAG CTCTGCCTCTCTGCTCCCCAGGTTCTCCCCCATCACCATCGACAGCATGAGCAGCCTGGCGGGGGTGAGCCTCACGGGGCCCACGGGGGCCGGCTGGTGCATCTTCGTCTACAACCTGTCCCCCGAGGCCGACGAGAGCGTCCTGTGGCAGCTGTTCGGGCCCTTCGGCGCCGTCACCAACGTCAAGGTGATCCGCGACTTCGCCACCAACAAGTGCAAGGGCTTCGGCTTCGTCACCATGACCAACTACGACGAGGCGGCCATGGCCATCGCCAGCCTCAACGGCTATCGCCTCGGCGACCGCGTGCTGCAGGTGTCCTTCAAGACCAGCAAGCAGCACAAGGCCTGA
- the elavl3 gene encoding ELAV-like protein 3 isoform X1, producing MVTQIISTMETQVSNGPAANCLSNGPVSTDDSKTNLIVNYLPQSMTQEEFKSLFGSIGDIESCKLVRDKITGQSLGYGFVNYVDPNDADKAINTLNGLKLQTKTIKVSYARPSSASIRDANLYVSGLPKAMSQKDMEQLFSQYGRIITSRILVDQVTAGISRGVGFIRFDKRNEAEEAIKGLNGQKPLGAAEPITVKFANNPSQKTGQALLTQLYQTAARRYTGPLPHQTQRFRLDNLLNASYGVKSSASLLPRFSPITIDSMSSLAGVSLTGPTGAGWCIFVYNLSPEADESVLWQLFGPFGAVTNVKVIRDFATNKCKGFGFVTMTNYDEAAMAIASLNGYRLGDRVLQVSFKTSKQHKA from the exons ATGGTTACA CAGATAATCAGCACCATGGAGACTCAGGTGTCTAACGGTCCCGCCGCCAACTGTCTCTCCAACGGGCCCGTTTCCACGGACGACAGCAAAACCAACCTGATCGTCAACTACCTGCCCCAGAGCATGACCCAGGAGGAGTTCAAGAGTCTGTTCGGCAGCATCGGGGACATCGAGTCCTGCAAACTGGTCAGAGACAAGATCACAG GTCAGAGCCTGGGCTACGGCTTCGTGAACTACGTGGATCCCAACGACGCGGACAAGGCCATCAACACCCTGAACGGGCTGAAGCTGCAAACCAAAACCATCAAG gtgtccTACGCCCGGCCGAGCTCTGCCTCCATCCGCGACGCTAACCTCTACGTCAGCGGCCTGCCCAAGGCCATGAGCCAGAAGGACATGGAGCAGCTCTTCTCCCAGTACGGGCGCATCATCACCTCTCGAATCCTGGTGGACCAGgtcacag CAGGCATATCGCGAGGCGTGGGCTTCATCCGGTTCGACAAGCGCAACGAGGCGGAGGAGGCCATCAAGGGCCTGAACGGGCAGAAGCCGCTGGGCGCCGCCGAGCCCATCACCGTCAAGTTCGCCAACAACCCCAGCCAGAAGACGGGCCAGGCGCTGCTCACGCAGCTGTACCAGACCGCTGCGCGCCGCTACACGGGACCCCTGCCCCACCAGACACAGCGCTTCAG ACTCGACAATTTACTAAACGCCAGCTACGGAGTGAAGAG CTCTGCCTCTCTGCTCCCCAGGTTCTCCCCCATCACCATCGACAGCATGAGCAGCCTGGCGGGGGTGAGCCTCACGGGGCCCACGGGGGCCGGCTGGTGCATCTTCGTCTACAACCTGTCCCCCGAGGCCGACGAGAGCGTCCTGTGGCAGCTGTTCGGGCCCTTCGGCGCCGTCACCAACGTCAAGGTGATCCGCGACTTCGCCACCAACAAGTGCAAGGGCTTCGGCTTCGTCACCATGACCAACTACGACGAGGCGGCCATGGCCATCGCCAGCCTCAACGGCTATCGCCTCGGCGACCGCGTGCTGCAGGTGTCCTTCAAGACCAGCAAGCAGCACAAGGCCTGA